One genomic region from Candidatus Margulisiibacteriota bacterium encodes:
- a CDS encoding DEAD/DEAH box helicase: MEKLREFKELGVSERMLRALKKKGFEAPTPIQKKVIPLLLEGTGDIIGQAQTGTGKTAAFGIPLLEKLVENSGFTQALVLVPTRELAIQVSEELNSIKNDSALVIFPVYGGQSMEIQINKLRRNVDIIVGTPGRTLDLIRRKKIILNKISYLILDEADEMLSMGFIEDIELIMKNTAPEKKTLLFSATIPAPIKKIAQKYMRNSTHVSVNSSEVTTVLTEQIYFEVHSADRFEALCRIIDAETDMFGIIFCRTKLEVDEIAIKLKERGYKAEGLHGDISQTMREKILKKFRSHNTSILVATDVAARGIDITDLTHVINYSLPQDPDSYIHRIGRTGRAGKKGTAITFITSSEYRRLNYIKNLINADIRKKKLPAIAELITAKKAKIKQELERIIIAGEHQDYLDLASELTAENDPKNIVAALIEHIYDDEFKESSYREINDVSVDMQGKTRLFVALGKMDRMTPQSLAQFLAREGNIEPFLIKDIKVYDKFSFVTVPFNIAEKFLQVSNSRDKKRQRPLITKARPMK; encoded by the coding sequence ATGGAAAAACTTAGAGAATTCAAAGAATTGGGTGTATCGGAAAGAATGCTGCGGGCCCTTAAAAAAAAGGGTTTTGAAGCGCCTACTCCCATTCAGAAGAAGGTCATTCCCTTACTTTTGGAAGGCACAGGTGATATTATCGGTCAGGCGCAGACCGGCACAGGCAAGACAGCCGCTTTTGGCATACCACTTCTGGAAAAGCTGGTGGAAAATAGCGGTTTTACTCAGGCACTGGTACTGGTACCTACCAGAGAACTGGCCATACAGGTCTCGGAAGAATTAAATTCTATTAAAAACGATTCCGCGCTGGTTATTTTTCCTGTTTACGGCGGACAATCAATGGAAATACAGATAAACAAACTGCGTCGCAACGTGGATATTATTGTGGGCACTCCCGGACGTACGCTGGATTTAATCAGAAGAAAAAAAATAATTTTGAATAAAATATCATATTTAATACTGGATGAAGCTGATGAAATGCTGAGCATGGGTTTTATAGAAGATATTGAACTGATTATGAAGAATACCGCTCCGGAGAAAAAGACCCTGCTTTTTTCTGCGACAATACCGGCACCTATAAAAAAGATAGCACAAAAGTATATGCGTAATTCCACACATGTTTCAGTTAACAGCTCAGAAGTAACCACAGTTTTAACCGAACAGATTTACTTTGAAGTGCACTCCGCCGACAGGTTCGAGGCCCTATGCAGGATCATTGATGCTGAAACAGATATGTTCGGTATTATTTTTTGCCGCACCAAACTGGAAGTAGATGAGATTGCCATTAAATTAAAAGAACGAGGTTATAAGGCCGAGGGTTTGCATGGAGACATATCCCAGACCATGAGGGAAAAGATACTAAAGAAATTTCGCAGTCACAACACATCTATTTTGGTGGCAACCGATGTGGCCGCCAGAGGCATAGATATTACAGATTTAACACATGTTATAAATTACTCACTTCCGCAGGATCCTGATTCCTATATTCACCGTATCGGCCGCACAGGCAGGGCAGGTAAAAAGGGAACTGCCATTACTTTTATTACATCTTCCGAATACAGACGGCTAAACTATATAAAAAATCTGATTAATGCCGATATTAGGAAAAAAAAGCTTCCAGCTATTGCGGAACTGATCACCGCAAAAAAAGCAAAAATCAAGCAGGAACTGGAGAGGATAATTATAGCCGGTGAACATCAGGATTACCTGGATTTGGCATCGGAATTAACTGCTGAAAATGATCCCAAAAATATTGTAGCCGCGCTCATAGAGCACATTTATGATGATGAGTTCAAGGAAAGCAGCTACCGGGAAATTAATGATGTTTCAGTTGATATGCAGGGCAAAACCAGGCTTTTTGTAGCTTTGGGCAAGATGGACCGCATGACGCCGCAGAGCCTGGCGCAATTTCTGGCCCGCGAAGGCAACATAGAGCCTTTTTTAATAAAAGATATAAAGGTCTATGACAAGTTTTCCTTTGTTACAGTACCTTTTAATATCGCGGAAAAATTCCTGCAGGTTTCCAACTCCAGAGACAAGAAAAGACAACGGCCGTTAATAACCAAAGCCAGGCCAATGAAGTAG
- a CDS encoding aldo/keto reductase yields MRYRKLGNSDLNISVIGLGSWITGRTGWHDVKDSESEAVIKTALENGINFIDTAPIYGNGHAESVVGKTIKPFRDKVILATKCGLKEGFIHDLSKKQIFKEIEDSLRRLQTEYIDLYQPHWPDPRVDIQETMEALLILQDKGLIRHIGFCNHQVSLLEKALTLGELVSVQHQYSLLDRTIENEIVQFALKNKIGVLAYGPLHGGLLTGKYKTKPDVSRKEAKVFFYQFMNDQIWNKSVELVADLKSRAEMSKRSIASEVLCWTIQQPGITCALTGMRNLKQLADNLKGLF; encoded by the coding sequence GTGCGGTATCGCAAATTAGGAAACTCTGACCTCAACATTTCTGTTATCGGACTGGGGTCATGGATAACAGGCAGAACAGGCTGGCACGATGTTAAAGACAGCGAGTCTGAAGCTGTTATAAAAACAGCTTTGGAAAATGGTATAAATTTTATTGATACCGCTCCAATCTACGGTAACGGTCACGCCGAATCTGTGGTGGGTAAAACCATTAAACCTTTCCGGGATAAAGTTATTCTGGCCACCAAGTGCGGCTTAAAAGAAGGTTTTATTCATGACCTTTCCAAAAAACAGATTTTTAAAGAAATAGAAGATTCTCTGCGCAGGCTGCAAACCGAATATATAGATCTTTATCAACCGCATTGGCCTGATCCACGGGTTGATATTCAAGAGACTATGGAAGCTCTGCTTATTCTGCAGGATAAAGGCCTTATTCGTCATATCGGTTTTTGCAACCATCAGGTCTCTTTGTTGGAGAAAGCACTGACACTGGGCGAGCTTGTCAGCGTTCAGCATCAGTATTCCCTGCTGGACCGAACCATAGAAAATGAAATTGTCCAATTCGCTTTAAAAAATAAAATCGGTGTTCTGGCTTATGGCCCCCTGCATGGCGGACTTTTAACCGGGAAATATAAAACCAAACCTGATGTTTCGCGTAAAGAAGCAAAGGTATTCTTTTATCAGTTTATGAATGATCAAATCTGGAATAAAAGCGTCGAACTGGTTGCCGATTTAAAATCCAGGGCTGAAATGAGCAAACGCAGTATTGCCTCCGAAGTGCTTTGCTGGACAATACAACAGCCAGGCATAACCTGTGCCCTGACCGGTATGCGTAATCTGAAACAGCTTGCTGACAACCTTAAAGGTTTATTTTAA
- a CDS encoding peptide chain release factor-like protein — translation MEKTLILPQKQQELENRMNALGITEENLVEKFILGSGKGGQKINKTFSCVYLKHIPTGIEVKCQQDRSRALNRFIARRLLCDKIESLIFQKESKIQAEQAKIRKQKKRRSRKTKEKILRDKKIISRKKESRKNPTD, via the coding sequence ATGGAAAAGACGTTAATCTTACCACAAAAACAACAAGAACTGGAAAACAGGATGAACGCGCTGGGCATAACAGAAGAAAATCTCGTTGAAAAGTTTATTCTGGGCAGCGGCAAAGGCGGGCAAAAGATCAACAAAACTTTTTCCTGTGTTTATTTAAAGCATATCCCCACGGGTATTGAGGTGAAATGTCAGCAGGATCGTTCCCGGGCCCTTAATCGGTTTATAGCCAGGCGGCTGCTTTGCGATAAAATTGAGTCTTTAATTTTTCAAAAAGAATCAAAAATACAGGCGGAACAAGCAAAAATACGCAAACAAAAGAAAAGACGTTCCCGCAAAACCAAAGAAAAAATACTGCGGGATAAAAAAATTATTTCCCGAAAAAAAGAATCCAGAAAGAATCCAACTGATTAA
- a CDS encoding radical SAM protein: protein MRAFKNLLVNEQIKALPFTKSIIKHFKNIPVAFFKPAEEQNIIKKFNRADVLLLTGLKGSFLKKCPGTTEYSCCNYYILNTEINCPFSCSYCILQDYFELKAHVIYTDIDELLLHLPRQLKKLNKEKMRIGTGEFTDSLALDNISGISLKLISFFKDYPHILLELKTKSLNVGNLLTITPPGNIIVGWSVNTDKIIQKVERNTPSLLKRLEAAQKLAQAGYKLSFHFDPIIFYEEMEKDYKKVIDLIYRYVPAEKISWISLGCLRFTKGLMQSFFKKSPGFIDEFIVGDDNKLRYLRPRRVRAYKTITGRIKKYNPEQFIYLCMESQTVWKQVFGFSFETNEDFEKWFNDHVFEKQRS, encoded by the coding sequence GTGAGGGCGTTTAAAAATTTACTGGTCAATGAACAAATCAAAGCTCTGCCTTTTACAAAATCTATAATAAAACATTTTAAAAATATCCCTGTTGCTTTTTTTAAACCGGCGGAAGAACAAAATATTATTAAAAAATTCAACAGGGCGGATGTATTGCTTTTAACAGGATTGAAGGGATCTTTTCTTAAAAAATGTCCTGGAACAACCGAGTATAGTTGCTGTAATTATTATATTTTGAATACCGAGATTAACTGCCCTTTTTCCTGTTCCTACTGTATTTTGCAAGATTATTTCGAGCTGAAAGCACATGTTATCTATACCGATATTGATGAATTGTTATTACATTTGCCACGACAGCTGAAAAAGCTTAATAAAGAAAAAATGAGGATTGGGACCGGCGAGTTTACCGACAGCCTGGCCCTTGATAATATTTCCGGGATATCTTTAAAGCTGATTTCTTTTTTTAAAGATTATCCCCATATCCTGCTGGAGCTTAAAACCAAATCGCTGAATGTCGGCAATCTGCTGACTATTACTCCACCGGGAAACATTATTGTCGGCTGGTCTGTAAACACTGATAAGATAATTCAAAAAGTGGAAAGAAATACTCCTTCCCTGCTAAAACGTCTGGAAGCAGCTCAAAAACTGGCACAAGCCGGTTATAAATTATCTTTTCATTTCGATCCGATTATTTTTTATGAAGAAATGGAAAAGGATTATAAAAAAGTCATCGACTTAATTTATCGTTATGTGCCCGCGGAAAAAATAAGCTGGATAAGTCTGGGCTGCTTGCGTTTTACTAAAGGTCTTATGCAGTCCTTTTTTAAAAAATCCCCCGGCTTTATAGATGAATTTATTGTCGGCGATGATAACAAACTTCGTTATCTGCGTCCCAGAAGGGTACGGGCCTATAAAACAATAACCGGCCGGATAAAAAAATATAATCCCGAACAATTTATTTATCTATGCATGGAGTCGCAGACAGTATGGAAACAGGTTTTCGGTTTTTCCTTTGAGACTAATGAAGATTTTGAAAAATGGTTTAATGATCATGTTTTTGAAAAACAAAGGAGCTGA
- a CDS encoding aminotransferase class I/II-fold pyridoxal phosphate-dependent enzyme translates to MNPLALELNEVIERTSKTVFSLLSHKGKQIYFPKKGILAQSADAASKKINATIGTAVEDDGSPMRLMSIAKEINISPAGAFPYAASYGRPDIREKWKTMLFEKNPSLAGKEVSQPVVTSALTHGLSMVSYMFVEPGDEVAVSDLCWDNYSLIFENASGGHIITYQLFKNGGFDMESMEKVCFNGKIGKKILLLNFPNNPAGYTPTTDEVQKIVAVIKKAADKGNKILVIIDDAYFGLVYEDGIEKESVFSYLADCHENVLAIKVDGPTKEDYVWGFRVGFLTFGIKGATKELYNVLEAKTAGAIRGNVSNCSNLSQSLLLAAYKSAEYENEKQQKYELLKSRYEAVKQTLKDNPQYQDYFEAIPFNSGYFMCLELKHGLDGEKVRQILLNDYDTGVIFISGVIRVAFSSVSKDKIPLLFGNIYEACKKAK, encoded by the coding sequence ATGAACCCACTGGCACTTGAATTAAATGAAGTTATAGAGAGAACATCAAAGACTGTTTTTTCTTTGCTGAGCCATAAAGGCAAGCAGATTTATTTCCCCAAAAAAGGAATTCTTGCCCAATCCGCAGACGCGGCAAGCAAAAAAATTAATGCGACCATTGGAACAGCCGTTGAAGACGACGGTTCTCCTATGCGTCTTATGTCTATTGCCAAAGAAATCAATATCAGTCCGGCTGGGGCTTTTCCTTATGCGGCAAGCTATGGTCGTCCGGATATCAGGGAAAAATGGAAAACCATGCTTTTTGAAAAAAATCCTTCGCTTGCAGGGAAAGAAGTAAGTCAGCCGGTGGTGACCAGTGCTCTGACGCATGGTTTAAGCATGGTAAGCTATATGTTTGTGGAGCCGGGTGATGAAGTGGCTGTCTCGGATCTGTGCTGGGATAATTATAGTTTGATTTTTGAAAACGCCAGCGGCGGGCATATTATCACTTATCAATTATTTAAAAATGGCGGATTTGATATGGAATCGATGGAAAAAGTATGTTTTAACGGTAAAATCGGGAAAAAAATTTTGCTTTTAAATTTTCCCAACAACCCTGCCGGATATACCCCGACAACGGATGAAGTGCAGAAAATAGTGGCAGTAATTAAAAAAGCTGCTGATAAAGGAAATAAAATTCTGGTTATTATCGATGACGCTTATTTTGGCCTTGTTTATGAAGATGGTATTGAAAAAGAATCTGTTTTTTCTTATCTTGCAGATTGTCATGAAAATGTTCTGGCCATAAAGGTAGACGGCCCTACAAAAGAGGATTATGTGTGGGGCTTCAGGGTAGGTTTTCTGACCTTTGGTATAAAAGGTGCGACAAAAGAACTTTACAATGTACTTGAGGCCAAAACAGCCGGAGCAATAAGGGGGAATGTTTCAAATTGTTCCAATCTTTCACAGTCTTTGCTGCTCGCCGCCTATAAATCCGCTGAATACGAAAACGAGAAACAGCAGAAATATGAACTTCTCAAGTCTCGTTATGAAGCTGTAAAACAGACATTAAAAGACAATCCGCAATATCAGGATTATTTTGAGGCCATCCCGTTTAATTCGGGATATTTTATGTGTTTGGAATTAAAACATGGCCTGGATGGTGAGAAAGTCAGACAGATTTTATTAAATGATTACGATACCGGCGTTATCTTTATATCCGGGGTAATTCGTGTTGCTTTTTCCTCTGTAAGCAAAGATAAAATACCTCTGCTTTTCGGCAACATTTATGAAGCTTGTAAAAAGGCAAAATAA
- a CDS encoding glycosyltransferase family 39 protein, protein MPQDKIKQFFRHELILIVPVLLFLFFCSFHLQDMFVYDEPAFVVSSIPVDVQPPLYQSLLLFYSRMLGNTEWVFRSFGVICNLLSAFFLYLIGERIYKNMGKMAVFLYLLLPVVIQGSLLPDIDNSLLTMFMLLFTFIYLWTSATLQRQLGFAIFFFILLWTKNTTPYLYLIIIPVMEWFQTKKLWSAGLSLILGLITTGLFYISLYCFSLFSPANYYAGAIGHNNSYFLAGLNQLFRLKTILFVLYNINTFVLWCGPVLIILGFFSIMFIRKESSRQNKGALVFLYLQAVLVSAGYFIIKTTAAGFPKYTFPACAFLSLLVAYVFVINHKKLFEFKIRDSVLFLSGMAGWIFFIRDPLYSGQVLRLELFYMPGFANIVFQQITHYLFLYTMLTILFLIFWLMLKNSLKAVLFFFLLYALMTNFFQAFASYNVRYAYGEKGFSAATRYLQAGHVRYNQILSRYDLQYYLSDRRQLYASGYETVFSIVSPEVLNERLTKDKNIGYLSFPESDINANINREKVLGIIKKQGFSLDRKLEDYLIYKR, encoded by the coding sequence ATGCCACAAGATAAGATAAAACAGTTTTTTCGACATGAACTAATTTTGATTGTTCCTGTACTTCTTTTTTTGTTTTTTTGCAGTTTTCATTTGCAGGATATGTTTGTGTATGACGAGCCTGCATTCGTAGTTTCTTCAATTCCGGTGGATGTTCAGCCTCCCTTATATCAGTCATTGCTTTTATTTTACAGCAGAATGCTGGGTAATACTGAATGGGTTTTCCGCAGTTTCGGGGTGATTTGCAATTTGCTTTCAGCTTTTTTCCTTTACCTGATCGGTGAAAGAATTTATAAGAATATGGGAAAGATGGCAGTGTTTCTATATTTGCTTTTACCGGTAGTTATACAGGGCAGTTTATTGCCCGATATCGACAACTCCTTGCTGACCATGTTCATGCTTCTTTTTACCTTTATATATCTGTGGACATCTGCTACGCTTCAGCGACAGCTCGGTTTTGCTATATTTTTCTTTATACTGCTTTGGACAAAAAACACGACCCCCTATCTTTATCTCATCATCATACCTGTTATGGAATGGTTTCAAACCAAAAAATTATGGTCAGCCGGTCTATCCCTGATTTTGGGACTAATTACAACCGGATTATTTTATATAAGTTTATATTGCTTTTCATTATTTTCACCTGCAAATTATTATGCGGGCGCAATCGGCCATAACAACTCATATTTTTTAGCCGGGCTAAACCAGTTGTTTAGATTAAAAACCATTTTGTTTGTGCTCTATAATATCAATACTTTTGTTTTATGGTGCGGTCCGGTTCTAATTATTCTCGGTTTTTTTTCTATTATGTTTATCAGAAAAGAAAGTTCGCGTCAGAATAAAGGAGCACTGGTGTTTCTATATTTGCAAGCGGTTTTAGTGTCTGCCGGCTATTTTATTATCAAAACTACAGCTGCGGGTTTTCCTAAATATACCTTTCCAGCCTGCGCTTTCTTAAGTCTGTTAGTCGCATATGTTTTTGTGATAAATCATAAAAAATTGTTTGAGTTCAAAATTCGTGATTCAGTCCTTTTTTTGTCAGGCATGGCGGGATGGATTTTTTTTATTCGCGACCCGCTATATTCAGGGCAGGTTTTAAGATTGGAACTTTTTTACATGCCTGGTTTTGCAAATATTGTTTTTCAGCAAATCACGCATTATTTGTTTTTGTATACAATGCTCACCATATTATTCCTGATTTTTTGGCTTATGCTGAAAAATAGTTTAAAAGCAGTTTTATTTTTTTTCCTTTTATATGCGCTAATGACCAATTTTTTCCAGGCCTTTGCATCTTATAATGTACGATATGCTTACGGCGAAAAAGGTTTTTCGGCAGCAACACGTTATTTACAGGCCGGGCATGTCCGTTATAATCAAATTTTAAGCAGATATGACCTGCAATACTATTTATCTGACAGACGACAACTTTATGCCTCAGGCTATGAAACGGTTTTTTCGATAGTTTCTCCTGAAGTATTAAATGAAAGGCTGACCAAAGATAAAAATATAGGGTATTTGAGTTTTCCAGAGTCAGATATAAATGCCAATATTAATCGTGAAAAAGTTTTGGGAATTATTAAGAAACAAGGATTTTCACTGGATCGGAAGCTGGAAGATTATTTAATATATAAAAGATAA
- a CDS encoding NYN domain-containing protein: MSKVAILVDGGYYKACYWQRYKENPLPEDLLNHCDKLLNQKALLNYELLRIYYYDCLPYDKDDVHPVTKEKISYAETPQFEQNMKFLNELKVQPNIAFRKGILKLNGWKISSEGLRDVISQHRTIRPQDIRADFKQKRLDINIGLDIAWLASKQLADCIVLITGDTDFIPALKFARREGVKVIVNLLAPSNAEDLYEHSDLVIKLKPLL; encoded by the coding sequence ATGAGTAAAGTTGCAATATTAGTTGATGGAGGTTATTACAAAGCCTGTTACTGGCAAAGGTATAAAGAAAACCCCTTGCCAGAAGATCTGCTGAACCACTGCGATAAACTTCTGAACCAGAAAGCTCTGCTTAATTACGAACTGCTCAGAATTTATTATTACGATTGTCTGCCTTATGATAAAGATGATGTTCATCCCGTAACCAAAGAAAAAATTTCTTATGCCGAAACTCCTCAGTTTGAACAAAACATGAAATTTTTAAATGAACTTAAGGTCCAGCCGAATATAGCTTTTCGCAAGGGGATACTTAAACTGAACGGCTGGAAAATATCCAGCGAAGGTTTGCGGGATGTAATCAGTCAGCACAGAACGATAAGACCGCAGGATATAAGAGCTGATTTTAAACAAAAACGACTGGATATTAATATAGGACTGGATATTGCCTGGCTGGCAAGCAAACAGCTGGCGGACTGTATTGTTCTAATAACCGGCGATACCGACTTCATTCCTGCCCTGAAGTTTGCCCGTCGCGAAGGAGTCAAGGTTATCGTTAACCTGCTGGCCCCAAGTAACGCGGAGGATTTATATGAACATTCGGATCTGGTTATTAAACTGA